A DNA window from Selenomonas sp. oral taxon 126 contains the following coding sequences:
- a CDS encoding YebC/PmpR family DNA-binding transcriptional regulator, with protein sequence MSGHSKWANIKRKKGANDAIRGKITTKIGREITIAVRMGGGDPTGNMRLKLALSKAKANNIPKDNINRAIQKGLGTTEGSNYEEVLYEGYGPGGTAVMLDILTDNRNRTAADVRHLFSKYGGNLGQDGCVAWMFKKKAVFIVEREAFDDEDALLEIVLEAGAEDMRSEDDVFEIIAEPEAFEVIETVLGEKGIETASAEVTMVPDTTVHLADKDAEKMQTLIDTLEDNDDVQNVYSNYEMDE encoded by the coding sequence ATGTCGGGACATTCAAAATGGGCAAATATCAAACGTAAGAAGGGGGCAAATGACGCCATTCGCGGAAAGATCACAACGAAGATCGGACGTGAGATCACGATTGCCGTCCGCATGGGCGGCGGAGACCCCACGGGCAATATGCGCCTAAAGCTCGCGCTTTCCAAGGCGAAGGCAAATAATATTCCCAAGGACAATATCAATCGTGCCATCCAGAAGGGGCTTGGCACGACCGAGGGAAGCAACTACGAAGAAGTCCTCTATGAGGGCTACGGGCCGGGCGGTACTGCCGTCATGCTTGACATCCTGACGGACAATCGCAATCGTACGGCAGCGGATGTGCGCCATCTCTTTTCAAAGTATGGCGGCAACCTCGGGCAGGACGGTTGCGTTGCGTGGATGTTCAAGAAAAAGGCGGTTTTTATCGTGGAGCGCGAGGCGTTTGACGATGAGGATGCCCTCCTTGAGATCGTCTTGGAGGCGGGCGCAGAGGATATGCGCTCCGAGGACGATGTCTTTGAAATCATTGCCGAGCCGGAGGCCTTTGAGGTGATCGAGACAGTCCTCGGAGAAAAGGGAATCGAGACGGCATCTGCCGAGGTGACGATGGTGCCCGATACGACAGTGCATCTCGCCGACAAGGACGCCGAAAAGATGCAGACCCTGATCGACACGCTCGAGGACAATGACGATGTCCAGAACGTCTACAGCAACTATGAAATGGATGAATAA
- the ruvC gene encoding crossover junction endodeoxyribonuclease RuvC: MLVLGIDPGTAICGYGFVEQEGSRLRAHAYGAITTPSKMAVEKRLLKIYTELEALIQKYSPDAMGVEQLFFNRNVTTAIPVGQARGIVLLAAAKNNIPIVERTPLQVKQSVTGYGKATKEQVIYMVTKLLNLPAPPHPDDTADALAVAISAAHCVDSIAWRNCI, from the coding sequence ATGTTAGTACTCGGTATCGATCCAGGAACTGCCATCTGCGGCTATGGCTTTGTGGAGCAGGAGGGTTCGCGTCTGCGCGCCCACGCCTATGGGGCAATCACGACGCCGTCCAAAATGGCGGTCGAAAAACGACTTTTGAAAATCTATACGGAATTGGAAGCGCTCATTCAAAAGTATTCTCCCGATGCAATGGGGGTGGAGCAGCTTTTTTTCAATCGGAATGTGACCACGGCGATTCCGGTCGGTCAGGCGCGCGGCATCGTGTTGCTCGCCGCTGCAAAGAACAATATTCCGATTGTGGAGCGTACGCCGTTGCAGGTCAAGCAGTCCGTGACGGGCTATGGAAAGGCAACGAAGGAACAGGTCATATACATGGTGACGAAGCTGCTGAACCTTCCCGCGCCGCCCCATCCGGACGATACGGCGGATGCACTTGCCGTCGCCATCAGTGCCGCGCACTGTGTAGACAGCATTGCATGGCGCAATTGCATCTAG
- the ruvA gene encoding Holliday junction branch migration protein RuvA — protein MIGFLRGRVAHIFSDYCFLDVRDVGYRVFISHATRTHLSVGEEALLYVHTHVREDAILLYGFFSQEEYDLFQHLIGISGIGPKVAQGILSSTSANDFYRMIHQKDVKAITKLPGIGKKTAERIILELKDKISSADFDASSEPVDTVDIHEGTGDMIAEATEALLSLGFQQSEIQAVFRKKSDGESTEELVRYALSELQRF, from the coding sequence ATGATAGGTTTTTTACGCGGCAGGGTCGCGCATATTTTTTCGGATTACTGCTTTTTGGATGTCCGCGATGTCGGCTATCGCGTCTTCATATCACATGCGACGCGCACACATCTCTCCGTCGGTGAGGAGGCTCTGCTTTACGTGCATACACACGTACGTGAGGATGCAATCCTTCTCTATGGATTCTTCTCGCAGGAGGAGTACGACCTCTTCCAGCATCTGATCGGCATTTCCGGCATCGGACCGAAGGTCGCGCAGGGGATACTCTCTTCAACTTCTGCAAACGATTTCTACCGAATGATTCATCAGAAGGATGTCAAGGCGATTACAAAGCTGCCGGGCATTGGCAAAAAGACCGCCGAGCGCATTATATTGGAGCTCAAGGATAAAATTTCATCTGCCGACTTCGATGCGTCCTCCGAGCCCGTTGATACGGTCGATATTCACGAAGGCACGGGCGATATGATTGCCGAGGCGACCGAAGCGCTCCTCAGTCTCGGCTTCCAGCAGAGTGAGATTCAGGCGGTGTTCAGGAAGAAGAGCGACGGAGAGAGTACGGAAGAACTCGTCCGCTATGCGCTGTCCGAGCTGCAGCGGTTTTGA
- the ruvB gene encoding Holliday junction branch migration DNA helicase RuvB, which yields MTDMYEDEELISFEEQAADGWQYSLRPRRLNEYIGQDKVKSNLSKFIQAALSRHESLDHVLLYGPPGLGKTTLAAIIANEMGANFRQTSAPAIERQGDLASLLTNLQEHDVLFIDEIHRLSRHVEEILYSAMEDHAIDIIIGKGPSARSLRLDLAPFTLVGATTKTGALSAPLRDRFGIQSRLEYYTPEALLLIIERTAEILSVRIEREGALEIARRSRGTPRVANRILKRVRDIAQVAGETVISKAVTVEALEALEIDENGLENKDRYMLEVMIRKFSGGPVGLKTLAAALSEMVETIEDVYEPYLIQLGFIARTARGRIVTRGGYEHMGIPFPANDDRQGELL from the coding sequence ATGACGGATATGTATGAGGATGAGGAACTCATCTCCTTCGAGGAGCAGGCTGCAGACGGCTGGCAGTACAGTCTGCGCCCGCGTCGGCTGAACGAATACATCGGGCAGGACAAGGTGAAGTCGAATCTGTCCAAATTCATACAGGCGGCGCTCTCACGGCATGAGTCCTTGGATCACGTGCTGCTCTACGGTCCCCCCGGACTTGGCAAAACAACGCTTGCCGCAATCATTGCAAATGAGATGGGTGCGAATTTCCGCCAAACCTCGGCGCCCGCCATTGAACGGCAGGGGGATCTTGCGTCCCTGCTTACAAATTTGCAGGAGCATGATGTCCTCTTTATTGACGAGATACATCGCCTTTCCCGCCATGTTGAAGAGATTCTCTACTCTGCGATGGAGGATCATGCGATTGACATCATCATCGGGAAAGGACCGAGTGCACGCTCTCTGAGGCTCGACCTCGCACCGTTCACCCTCGTCGGCGCAACGACCAAGACGGGGGCTCTTTCGGCGCCTCTGCGCGACCGCTTCGGCATTCAGTCGCGCCTCGAATACTATACGCCGGAAGCGCTGCTCCTCATTATCGAGCGTACGGCAGAGATTCTTTCCGTCCGCATTGAGCGGGAGGGGGCGCTCGAGATTGCGCGGCGATCGCGGGGGACGCCACGTGTGGCAAACCGTATTCTGAAACGCGTGCGTGACATTGCACAGGTGGCGGGGGAGACGGTTATATCGAAGGCGGTGACGGTCGAGGCGTTGGAGGCACTCGAGATCGATGAGAACGGTCTCGAAAACAAGGATCGCTACATGCTCGAGGTTATGATTCGGAAGTTCTCCGGCGGTCCTGTCGGACTGAAGACCCTTGCAGCGGCTCTCAGCGAGATGGTGGAAACCATCGAGGATGTCTACGAACCCTATCTGATTCAGCTTGGTTTTATCGCGCGTACGGCACGCGGGCGGATTGTCACGCGCGGCGGATACGAGCATATGGGGATTCCGTTTCCTGCGAATGATGACAGACAAGGAGAACTGCTCTGA
- a CDS encoding epoxyqueuosine reductase QueH, whose translation MNLLMHMCCGPCSCYPLKKLRADGIEPTGYFFNPNIHPYQEWNERLQNARKFAELSQMDFIADEEYAMREFLKRALPAEGTRKGRCRMCYTWRLEETARYAAAHGFDTFTSTLFYSIYQQHDLMRSVAEQFAKRYGVAFYYEDFRVGWQEGIDLSKDMGLYRQSYCGCVFSEEERYSRELRKLQRKENKEKKRLRLMA comes from the coding sequence ATGAATCTGCTCATGCACATGTGCTGCGGACCATGTTCCTGCTACCCATTAAAAAAACTGCGTGCTGATGGAATCGAGCCCACAGGATACTTCTTCAATCCCAATATCCACCCCTATCAGGAGTGGAATGAACGTCTGCAGAATGCACGGAAATTTGCCGAGCTCTCGCAGATGGACTTCATTGCAGACGAGGAGTATGCAATGCGCGAGTTCCTGAAACGGGCTCTGCCGGCGGAGGGGACGCGCAAAGGCCGCTGCCGTATGTGCTATACATGGCGGTTGGAGGAAACGGCACGCTATGCTGCAGCACACGGCTTTGATACGTTCACATCCACGCTCTTTTACAGCATTTATCAGCAGCATGATCTCATGCGCTCCGTTGCGGAACAATTTGCGAAGCGATACGGTGTTGCATTTTACTACGAGGACTTTCGTGTCGGCTGGCAGGAGGGAATCGACCTCAGCAAAGACATGGGACTCTACCGTCAGTCCTACTGCGGCTGCGTATTCAGCGAAGAGGAGCGGTACAGTCGGGAGCTTCGCAAGCTGCAGCGCAAGGAAAACAAAGAGAAGAAACGCCTGCGGTTAATGGCATAA
- a CDS encoding SpoIID/LytB domain-containing protein codes for MNRYLFLCVSVLFAAITVLPMTATASWQPEITIGLSQGVSQVRLSATSGALYVYNDPEKEPMMKIPQGQELSVRMIRDRFLANEKELKGERLVIQPESTGFVQVNGMPYRGFITLLKKQGMTVVNNVPVEDYLYGVVPKEMPPSWSAEALRAQSVAARTFALKNRKRHMAEGFDLCNTAHCQVYEGMSAETRATTEAVNSTRGEVLFYKGAVIDALFHTDSGGMTEFSEHVWGSPVPYLRAVKELRTQTQPWSRTVSMASFVQKIEAGGKSLGTLKEIRLSPLTIGKGSADRTPSGRVRMAEFVGTKGRISLSGNDLRSMFSLPSTLFDIRVGRTEVVFSGYGSGHGLGLSQWGAKALADSGKGYKDILLYYYSGVTLEKLY; via the coding sequence ATGAATCGGTATCTTTTCCTATGTGTTTCCGTGCTCTTTGCTGCGATTACAGTTCTTCCTATGACGGCTACAGCATCATGGCAGCCCGAAATCACGATCGGGCTAAGCCAGGGCGTATCGCAAGTTCGTCTCTCGGCAACGAGCGGCGCTCTATACGTCTATAACGATCCGGAGAAAGAGCCGATGATGAAAATTCCGCAGGGACAAGAGCTTTCTGTTCGCATGATTCGGGATCGTTTTTTAGCAAATGAAAAGGAGCTCAAGGGCGAGCGTTTGGTGATTCAGCCAGAATCCACAGGCTTTGTTCAGGTGAATGGGATGCCCTATCGCGGATTTATCACTCTTTTGAAGAAGCAGGGGATGACCGTCGTCAACAATGTACCCGTGGAGGACTATCTCTACGGCGTCGTTCCGAAGGAGATGCCGCCGAGTTGGTCTGCCGAAGCGCTGCGTGCTCAGAGTGTGGCGGCGCGCACCTTTGCACTGAAGAACCGCAAGCGGCACATGGCGGAGGGATTTGACCTCTGTAATACCGCGCATTGTCAGGTCTATGAAGGTATGTCCGCTGAAACACGCGCAACGACAGAGGCTGTCAACAGTACGCGCGGAGAAGTGCTATTCTACAAGGGGGCTGTCATCGACGCACTCTTTCACACGGATTCGGGCGGGATGACCGAATTCAGCGAGCATGTGTGGGGGAGTCCCGTGCCCTATCTGCGGGCTGTGAAAGAGCTCCGTACGCAGACCCAACCGTGGAGCCGTACGGTCTCCATGGCATCCTTTGTGCAGAAAATCGAGGCAGGCGGTAAAAGTCTCGGTACGCTCAAAGAGATACGACTTTCTCCATTGACGATTGGAAAAGGCAGTGCTGACCGAACGCCGTCCGGGCGCGTTCGCATGGCAGAGTTTGTTGGAACGAAGGGGCGCATTAGTCTCTCGGGCAATGATCTCCGCTCCATGTTCTCGCTTCCGAGCACGCTGTTTGACATACGCGTGGGTCGTACAGAAGTTGTATTCAGCGGATATGGCTCCGGTCACGGACTGGGGCTGTCACAGTGGGGCGCAAAGGCGCTTGCAGACAGCGGGAAAGGATACAAGGACATTCTGCTCTACTACTATTCCGGCGTAACACTTGAAAAATTATACTAG
- the queA gene encoding tRNA preQ1(34) S-adenosylmethionine ribosyltransferase-isomerase QueA translates to MDISDFDYDLPEERIAQIPMEPRDSSRLMVLDPSNHTIEHRRFFQLGDFLKRGDLLIFNDTRVIPARLIGAREHTGGKVEVFLLRQIEKDQWEALVKPGRKVRVGSVIQFSEELSCEIVAHTDFGGRIVRFIYDGIFEEILDRLGTMPLPPYIHEKLEDRERYQTIYSRVKGSAAAPTAGLHFTESLMEELRQKGIQFGFVTLHVGLGTFRPVQVDTIEDHVMHSEFYSVSAETAELIRTAKKEGRRVVAVGTTSIRTLESAASATGVVEAGTEWTDIFIYPGYEFKIVDAVITNFHLPKSTLIMLISAFAGREFTLDAYRTAVEEGYRFFSFGDAMLIQSRQ, encoded by the coding sequence ATGGATATTTCTGATTTTGACTATGATCTTCCGGAGGAACGCATTGCTCAGATTCCCATGGAGCCGCGCGACAGTTCGCGGCTTATGGTATTAGACCCATCCAATCATACGATAGAGCATCGGCGTTTTTTTCAGCTCGGAGACTTCCTGAAGCGGGGCGACCTTCTGATCTTCAACGATACGCGCGTCATTCCTGCGCGTCTCATTGGCGCGCGGGAGCACACGGGGGGCAAGGTCGAGGTCTTTCTCCTGCGTCAGATCGAAAAAGATCAATGGGAGGCATTGGTCAAGCCGGGGAGAAAGGTGCGCGTAGGCTCCGTCATCCAATTCTCGGAAGAATTATCCTGTGAGATTGTCGCTCATACGGATTTTGGCGGGCGTATCGTACGATTTATCTACGACGGCATCTTTGAGGAGATTCTGGATCGCTTGGGCACGATGCCGCTTCCCCCATACATTCATGAGAAGTTGGAAGATCGGGAGCGCTATCAGACGATCTACAGCCGTGTCAAAGGCTCGGCAGCTGCACCGACGGCCGGGTTGCACTTCACAGAGTCACTGATGGAGGAACTGCGGCAAAAGGGCATCCAATTTGGCTTTGTTACGCTTCATGTCGGGCTTGGAACATTTCGTCCCGTTCAGGTCGATACCATTGAAGATCATGTGATGCACAGCGAGTTTTATTCGGTTTCAGCGGAAACAGCAGAACTCATCCGCACAGCAAAGAAAGAGGGGCGGCGCGTTGTCGCTGTAGGAACAACGTCTATTCGCACACTGGAATCCGCAGCGTCGGCAACAGGGGTGGTCGAAGCGGGAACGGAGTGGACGGATATCTTCATCTATCCTGGGTATGAATTCAAGATTGTGGACGCTGTAATCACAAACTTTCACCTTCCTAAATCGACGCTCATCATGCTCATCAGCGCGTTTGCCGGGCGGGAGTTTACACTCGATGCATATCGAACGGCTGTCGAAGAGGGGTATCGATTCTTTTCCTTTGGCGACGCCATGCTCATCCAATCACGGCAATAA
- a CDS encoding SGNH/GDSL hydrolase family protein has translation MKHYFFFTGIIFLAVLGCIFLIEKMDVLHLKQMDITAEVHETDGSSTLVWERLPYPCYYRIDTYIKTTGAIAEESIYEHVKTEFSTTPSCKVSSAPIPFYYRITAYGMFGAVTSPSTPIAAPYFMAKAPIPIRHYTEDAPASLKPFLLWHSIPNAVLYEVELLSAPPAQEGGTDPSPTNHLMSTRSIFTNGWQADLRAYQSYEKIYWRVRALGLKHEAIGEFSPAEELYLDKSADFPNRPIPNTFDQVMDFHQPIYPVYQWIPLNGVTRYEVELLTELPAEEHGTTPDPNRAWAQTITDTNAVYDEYARPYAGIYYWRVRGLDDEDNTVGTWSDLASFTVDSAANHIYAAALGDSITHGGGAISCSPAFLEYSYTTYLPFECLNLGRSGDTSHTTLERFEQDVLPLHPANLLILTGSNSLRAYGVTAQDIIDDLDELQKKCLNHGIRPIFLTLLPLNPERISLAFHSETDPSWRWKMMAVNTWIRAQEFYVDMEPHFYDKEKRIMDPLLSTDGLHPDINGKRMMAEIINECRELFRELP, from the coding sequence ATGAAGCATTACTTTTTTTTCACGGGTATTATTTTTCTCGCCGTCCTCGGCTGTATTTTCCTCATCGAGAAAATGGACGTCCTGCACCTGAAACAGATGGACATTACAGCCGAAGTTCACGAAACAGACGGCAGTTCCACACTCGTGTGGGAGCGTCTTCCCTATCCCTGCTATTATCGCATTGATACCTACATCAAGACAACGGGGGCAATCGCCGAAGAGTCCATCTATGAACACGTAAAAACAGAGTTCAGCACCACGCCGTCCTGCAAGGTCTCCTCCGCTCCGATTCCATTCTATTATCGCATTACAGCCTATGGAATGTTTGGTGCGGTGACATCCCCGTCGACACCAATTGCGGCACCGTATTTCATGGCAAAAGCGCCCATTCCAATCCGTCACTATACGGAGGACGCACCTGCCAGCCTCAAGCCCTTTCTGCTCTGGCACAGCATTCCGAATGCGGTGCTCTATGAGGTCGAGCTGCTCTCCGCGCCACCTGCACAGGAGGGCGGTACAGATCCTTCACCAACAAACCATCTGATGAGCACGCGCAGTATTTTCACAAATGGCTGGCAAGCCGATCTGCGCGCCTATCAATCCTACGAAAAGATATATTGGCGCGTGCGGGCGCTCGGACTGAAACACGAGGCAATCGGAGAATTCTCTCCCGCCGAGGAGCTTTATCTGGACAAATCCGCAGACTTTCCAAATCGTCCGATTCCGAACACCTTCGATCAGGTAATGGATTTCCATCAGCCCATCTATCCTGTATATCAGTGGATTCCTCTAAACGGTGTGACACGTTATGAGGTCGAACTGCTGACGGAATTGCCCGCAGAGGAGCATGGAACGACCCCCGATCCAAACCGCGCATGGGCACAGACGATCACCGACACCAACGCTGTTTATGATGAGTATGCGCGCCCCTATGCCGGCATATATTACTGGCGTGTGCGCGGATTGGATGACGAAGATAATACAGTCGGCACGTGGTCGGATCTCGCCTCGTTCACCGTCGATTCTGCGGCGAATCACATCTATGCAGCGGCGCTCGGGGACAGCATCACGCACGGCGGGGGCGCCATATCATGCTCGCCTGCATTCCTCGAGTACAGCTATACAACCTATCTGCCGTTTGAATGCCTCAATCTCGGACGCAGCGGCGATACATCGCATACTACGCTGGAACGCTTCGAGCAGGATGTGCTTCCCCTGCATCCGGCAAATCTGCTGATTCTGACCGGATCGAACAGTCTGCGCGCCTATGGTGTCACGGCACAGGACATCATCGACGATCTGGATGAGCTGCAAAAGAAATGTTTGAACCACGGCATTCGCCCCATCTTCCTGACACTCCTGCCGCTCAATCCGGAACGCATCTCACTTGCCTTCCACTCAGAGACAGATCCCTCGTGGAGATGGAAGATGATGGCCGTCAACACGTGGATCAGAGCACAGGAATTCTATGTGGACATGGAGCCACATTTCTACGACAAAGAGAAGCGCATCATGGATCCACTTCTCTCGACGGACGGGCTGCATCCCGATATCAACGGAAAGCGGATGATGGCGGAAATCATCAATGAATGTCGTGAGCTGTTCCGCGAACTTCCATAA
- the cobO gene encoding cob(I)yrinic acid a,c-diamide adenosyltransferase, with the protein MENKGLVIVHTGEGKGKTTAALGMALRAWGNHMRVLILQFIKGSWNYGELAAIEALSSMNGCIEIRQGGLGFSQRGDDAKEEHRRAAVELLQTAMTELQSDTWDMVILDEFNYAYSFGFIQSDDLEMLLAARPARTHLILTGRNASSELIDQADLVTEMRLVKHPFQKGIKAQRGIEF; encoded by the coding sequence ATGGAAAACAAAGGTCTTGTCATCGTTCACACCGGTGAAGGAAAGGGGAAGACAACGGCGGCTCTGGGAATGGCGCTGCGTGCATGGGGAAATCATATGCGCGTGCTCATTCTGCAATTCATCAAGGGCAGTTGGAACTACGGCGAACTCGCTGCAATCGAAGCCCTCTCATCCATGAATGGCTGCATCGAGATCAGGCAGGGGGGGCTTGGTTTTTCGCAGAGAGGTGACGACGCAAAGGAAGAACACCGCCGCGCTGCTGTCGAACTTCTCCAAACGGCAATGACAGAGCTCCAGAGCGATACGTGGGACATGGTCATTCTCGATGAGTTCAACTATGCATACTCCTTTGGATTTATCCAATCGGATGATCTGGAGATGCTGCTCGCAGCACGTCCCGCAAGAACCCACCTGATCCTCACGGGACGAAATGCCTCATCCGAACTCATCGACCAAGCCGATCTCGTCACCGAGATGCGCCTTGTGAAGCACCCCTTTCAAAAGGGAATCAAGGCACAGAGAGGGATTGAGTTTTAA
- the ilvD gene encoding dihydroxy-acid dehydratase encodes MRSDVVKKGATRCAHRSLFHANGYGSEDLKKPLIGVCNSFNEIIPGHFHLNTIAEAVKLGVAAAGGTPIEFPSIGVCDGIAMGHTGMKYSLASRELIADSIESVTMASGFDGLVLIPNCDKVVPGMLMAAARLNIPAILVSGGPMLAGRHRGRDISVSQAFEAAGMFAAGKIDAREMTAIEEHACPSCGSCSGLFTANTMNSLTEVLGMGLPGNGTIPAPYTGERRLLAKQAGAVILDLIEKNICPRDIMTREAFENAITVDMGIGGSSNTVLHLTAIAHEAGIELPPPLFDEISRRTPYITKLSPAGTHHMQDLNEAGGISAVMKELSKRALLHLDALTVTGTVRDRIAHAEVLDSTVIHSVENPYRPQGGLAILRGNLAPDCAVVKASAVADDMLTYRGTAKCFNSEEDGVNAIMEGKIHDGDVVVIRYEGPKGGPGMQEMLNPTAVITGMGLKVGLITDGRFSGASQGACVGHISPEAMSGGPIALIEDGDTILIDIPNRKLELEVSDEELAHRRAKWVQPAPKINTGYLARYAKLTTSANTGAVLQ; translated from the coding sequence ATGAGAAGTGATGTCGTAAAAAAAGGGGCGACACGCTGTGCACATCGCTCGCTTTTTCATGCAAACGGATATGGTTCTGAAGATCTTAAAAAACCGCTGATTGGTGTCTGCAATTCGTTCAACGAGATTATTCCGGGACATTTTCACCTGAACACGATTGCGGAAGCCGTGAAGCTTGGTGTGGCAGCAGCCGGCGGAACGCCAATCGAATTCCCGTCCATTGGTGTCTGCGACGGTATTGCCATGGGGCACACGGGGATGAAATACTCCCTCGCAAGCCGAGAACTGATTGCGGACTCCATTGAGTCCGTTACAATGGCATCGGGATTTGACGGACTCGTCCTCATCCCGAACTGCGACAAGGTTGTACCGGGCATGCTCATGGCGGCGGCGCGGCTCAACATCCCCGCAATTCTCGTCAGCGGCGGCCCCATGCTTGCTGGGCGCCATCGCGGGCGCGATATTAGTGTCAGTCAGGCGTTCGAGGCGGCAGGCATGTTCGCGGCGGGGAAAATAGATGCGCGCGAGATGACAGCCATCGAGGAGCACGCCTGTCCCAGCTGCGGCTCCTGTTCCGGTCTGTTCACGGCGAATACGATGAACTCCTTGACCGAGGTGCTCGGCATGGGGCTTCCCGGCAACGGCACGATTCCAGCCCCCTATACGGGTGAGCGCCGCCTCCTTGCCAAGCAGGCAGGTGCCGTCATCCTCGACCTCATTGAGAAGAACATTTGCCCGCGCGATATTATGACGCGTGAGGCATTCGAGAATGCGATCACCGTTGACATGGGCATTGGCGGCTCTTCCAATACCGTTCTGCATCTCACGGCGATTGCACATGAGGCGGGTATCGAGCTGCCGCCGCCGCTCTTTGACGAAATCAGCAGACGCACGCCGTATATCACGAAGCTCAGTCCTGCCGGAACGCATCATATGCAGGATCTGAATGAGGCGGGCGGAATCTCGGCGGTGATGAAGGAGCTGTCGAAGAGGGCTCTGCTCCACTTGGATGCGCTGACCGTTACGGGAACAGTGCGCGATCGAATTGCACACGCAGAGGTTCTGGATTCTACGGTGATTCACAGCGTCGAGAATCCCTATCGTCCACAGGGCGGTCTTGCCATTCTGCGCGGGAATCTCGCACCGGACTGCGCCGTTGTCAAGGCGTCAGCGGTGGCGGACGATATGCTAACGTATCGCGGCACGGCAAAATGCTTCAACTCCGAGGAGGATGGTGTCAATGCCATCATGGAGGGGAAGATCCACGACGGCGATGTTGTCGTTATCCGCTATGAAGGCCCGAAGGGCGGCCCCGGGATGCAGGAAATGCTGAATCCGACGGCGGTCATCACGGGCATGGGGCTGAAGGTCGGTCTCATCACGGACGGGCGCTTCAGCGGCGCGAGTCAGGGCGCCTGCGTCGGACACATCTCGCCTGAGGCGATGTCGGGCGGTCCGATTGCGCTCATTGAGGACGGCGACACGATTCTGATCGACATTCCGAATCGAAAGCTCGAGCTCGAGGTCAGCGATGAGGAGCTTGCGCATCGCCGTGCGAAATGGGTACAGCCGGCGCCGAAGATCAACACGGGCTATCTTGCGCGCTATGCAAAGCTGACAACGTCTGCGAACACGGGTGCTGTTTTGCAGTAG
- a CDS encoding tRNA (cytidine(34)-2'-O)-methyltransferase — protein MHIVLVEPEIPGNTGNIARLCAGTGMDLHLVRPLGFSTDDRYLKRAGLDYWHLVKVHYHDSFADVQRQYEGHPFYFCTTKAAHIYSDICYTSDALLVFGKETAGLPESLLAANEEHTIRIPMHAGARSLNLSNAVAVVAYEALRQNSFAELRLAGTGCNGGDH, from the coding sequence ATGCACATTGTCCTTGTCGAGCCGGAAATCCCGGGAAACACAGGGAATATTGCGCGCCTATGCGCCGGTACGGGGATGGATCTCCATCTCGTGCGTCCACTCGGCTTTTCGACAGATGACAGATATTTGAAGCGGGCAGGGCTGGACTACTGGCATCTCGTCAAGGTGCACTATCATGACTCGTTTGCAGATGTGCAGCGGCAGTATGAGGGACATCCATTCTACTTCTGCACGACGAAGGCGGCGCATATCTACTCCGATATTTGCTATACATCGGATGCTCTTCTCGTCTTCGGAAAGGAGACTGCGGGTCTGCCGGAGTCCCTGCTGGCCGCAAATGAGGAGCATACGATACGCATACCGATGCACGCAGGCGCGCGTTCGCTGAATCTGTCCAACGCCGTTGCCGTCGTTGCATATGAGGCGCTGCGTCAAAACTCTTTTGCTGAACTGCGTCTTGCAGGAACGGGCTGCAATGGGGGAGATCATTGA